The following coding sequences lie in one Sorghum bicolor cultivar BTx623 chromosome 6, Sorghum_bicolor_NCBIv3, whole genome shotgun sequence genomic window:
- the LOC8071855 gene encoding serine/threonine-protein kinase PBS1, with translation MGCFPCFGSTSDEELKYYGALGGNGGGVGRAAASSSSSSSAAGGGGRAEEAVVAPPRVARDHAGADKARAKGNAGSKKELSVLRDASGNVISAQTFTFRQLAAATKNFRDECFIGEGGFGRVYKGRLDMGQVVAIKQLNRDGNQGNKEFLVEVLMLSLLHHQNLVNLVGYCADGDQRLLVYEYMPLGSLEDHLHDLPPDKEPLDWNTRMKIAAGAAKGLEYLHDKAQPPVIYRDFKSSNILLGEGFHPKLSDFGLAKLGPVGDKSHVSTRVMGTYGYCAPEYAMTGQLTVKSDVYSFGVVLLELITGRKAIDSTRPASEQNLVSWARPLFNDRRKLPKMADPGLEGRFPTRGLYQALAVASMCIQSEAASRPLIADVVTALSYLANQIYDPSLAHTSKKAGGSDQRNRVGDSGRVLSKNDDAGSSGHRSPSKDRADSPREQFPGAANRGQDRERMVAEAKMWGENWREKRRAAQGSLDSPTGGG, from the exons ATGGGCTGCTTCCCGTGCTTCGGCTCCACGAGCGACGAGGAGCTCAAGTACTACGGCGCCCTTGGAGGCaatggcggcggcgtcggccgGGCGGccgcgtcctcgtcctcgtcctcgtccgctGCCGGTGGCGGCGGCCGGGCGGAGGAGGCCGTGGTGGCACCGCCGCGCGTCGCGAGGGACCACGCAG GGGCTGACAAGGCACGGGCCAAAGGCAATGCTGGCTCGAAGAAGGAGCTTTCAGTTCTCAGGGATGCCAGTGGCAATGTCATCTCTGCTCAGACCTTCACCTTCCGCCAGCTTGCCGCCGCAACAAAGAACTTCAGGGATGAATGCTTCATCGGGGAGGGAGGGTTTGGGCGCGTTTACAAGGGCCGCCTTGACATGGGCCAG GTTGTTGCTATCAAACAGCTGAACAGGGATggtaatcaaggaaacaaagagtttcTAGTGGAAGTTCTTATGCTTAGTTTGCTGCATCATCAAAACCTGGTCAATTTGGTTGGTTATTGTGCTGATGGAGATCAACGCCTTCTCGTGTATGAGTACATGCCACTTGGATCATTGGAGGACCATTTGCATG ATCTCCCTCCTGACAAGGAGCCCTTGGATTGGAACACTAGGATGAAAATTGCTGCAGGTGCTGCTAAAGGGCTGGAGTACCTGCATGACAAGGCACAGCCACCAGTTATTTACAgggatttcaagtcatcaaatattCTATTGGGTGAGGGCTTCCATCCAAAGCTATCAGACTTCGGTCTTGCTAagttgggtcctgttggtgacaAGTCTCATGTCTCAACACGAGTTATGGGAACATATGGTTATTGTGCTCCAGAATATGCTATGACAGGACAACTTACAGTTAAGTCAGATGTTTACAGCTTTGGAGTTGTCTTGCTTGAGTTGATTACTGGCCGGAAGGCCATTGACAGCACCAGACCAGCGTCAGAGCAAAACCTTGTGTCATGG GCACGGCCCCTTTTCAATGACAGGCGGAAGCTCCCAAAGATGGCTGACCCAGGCCTGGAGGGGCGATTCCCTACACGGGGGCTTTACCAGGCACTTGCTGTGGCATCAATGTGCATCCAGTCAGAGGCTGCGTCACGCCCACTCATCGCCGACGTTGTGACCGCTCTGTCATACCTTGCAAACCAGATTTATGATCCTAGCTTGGCGCACACATCCAAGAAAGCAGGTGGCAGTGACCAGCGGAACCGGGTTGGTGACAGTGGAAGGGTGCTTTCCAAGAATGACGATGCAGGCAGCTCTGGCCACAGGTCACCGAGCAAGGACCGGGCCGACTCCCCCAGAGAGCAGTTCCCGGGGGCCGCGAACAGGGGCCAGGACAGGGAGCGAATGGTGGCCGAGGCAAAGATGTGGGGTGAAAACTGGCGGGAGAAGCGGCGAGCTGCTCAGGGGAGCCTGGATTCTCCAACCGGAGGTGGGTAG
- the LOC8072002 gene encoding glycerophosphodiester phosphodiesterase GDPD1, chloroplastic, with translation MAKLKAARATDVPSALPPEPDIAADLDGLAAAASSCSCIRAGAAEATTTAAEGRPLVVIGHRGKGMNTLVSPDPRLRGDVRENTLRAFNDAAASHPAVAYVEFDVQVTKDGCPVIFHDNFIYTQQDGEISGKRVTDLDLDEFLSYGPQREQGKAGKPLFRKLKDGRILKWDVRSEDALCTLREVFHGVHRRVGFNVELKFDDDLVYTEDSLTCILQAVLKVVLEHAGDRPIIFSSFQPDAAQLIRKLQDKYPVFFLTNGGTQVYADQRRNSLEEAVKLCVAGGLQGIVSEVRAILRQPSAVAEIKDANKLSLMTYGQLNNVPEVVYVQHLMGVDGVIVDLVGEIAEAVSAFTVTAVQASGSQDGGGGVVGERMETAAALAVAAGTTPSFSPREMSFLLRLIPELVQ, from the exons ATGGCTAAGCTCAAGGCGGCGCGCGCCACCGACGTCCCGTCCGCCTTGCCGCCGGAGCCGGACATCGCCGCGGACCTCGACGGCCTAGCAGCCGCCGCGTCCTCGTGCTCGTGCATCAGAG CGGGCGCGGCGGAGGCGACGACGACGGCAGCCGAGGGACGGCCGCTGGTGGTGATAGGGCACCGCGGCAAGGGGATGAACACGCTGGTGTCGCCGGACCCGCGGCTGCGCGGGGACGTCAGGGAGAACACCCTCCGCGCCTTCAACGACGCCGCCGCCAGCCACCCCGCCGTCGCCTACGTCGAGTTCGACGTCCAG GTGACCAAGGACGGCTGCCCTGTCATCTTCCACGACAACTTCATCTACACCCAACAAGAC GGCGAAATCTCAGGGAAGCGTGTCACCGACCTTGACCTGGACGAATTCCTCTCCTACGGGCCACAAAGAGAGCAGGGGAAG GCCGGCAAGCCACTTTTCCGGAAGCTCAAGGACGGGAGGATCCTCAAGTGGGACGTGCGGTCCGAGGACGCCCTCTGCACGCTGCGTGAGGTCTTCCATGGCGTCCACCGCCGTGTCGGCTTCAACGTCGAGCTCAAGTTCGACGACGACCTCGTCTACACGGAGGACAGCCTCACCTGCATCCTACAAGCCGTCCTCAAG GTTGTCTTGGAGCACGCCGGCGACAGGCCCATCATCTTCTCCAGCTTCCAGCCCGACGCCGCGCAGCTCATCCGCAAGCTGCAAGACAAGTACCCT GTGTTCTTCCTGACGAACGGAGGGACGCAGGTGTACGCCGACCAGCGCCGGAACTCGCTGGAGGAGGCCGTCAAGCTGTGCGTCGCCGGCGGGCTGCAGGGGATCGTGTCCGAGGTCCGCGCGATACTCAGGCAGCCGTCGGCGGTGGCCGAGATCAAGGACGCCAACAAGCTGTCGCTCATGACCTACGGCCAGCTCAA CAACGTGCCGGAGGTGGTGTACGTGCAGCACCTGATGGGGGTGGACGGCGTCATCGTCGACCTGGTGGGGGAGATCGCCGAGGCCGTGTCGGCGTTCACGGTCACGGCCGTGCAGGCGTCGGGGTCCcaggatggcggcggcggcgtggtggGCGAGAGGATGGAGACGGCCGCCGCCCTGGCGGTGGCAGCAGGGACGACGCCGAGCTTCTCGCCGCGGGAGATGTCCTTCCTGCTGAGGCTCATTCCCGAGCTAGTGCAGTAG